A window of the Iodobacter fluviatilis genome harbors these coding sequences:
- a CDS encoding UvrD-helicase domain-containing protein, with translation MLHLLNTPQREAVVYLGGPCLVLAGAGSGKTRVITQKIAYLIEKAGMNAKNIAAITFTNKAAREMQERVGALLPKEMLKGLTVSTFHSLGLKMLREEARHLGYKPQFSILDSADAAKIISEQLVTTDKALIRTSMSQISMLKNDRISPEKALAMAQSEGELQLAKLYTSYQDTLFAYQALDFDDLIRLPVDLFEANPEVLEKWQNRLRYLLVDEYQDTNTTQYQLVKLLAGVTGLFTAVGDDDQSIYAWRGANVDNLRLLQEDFPKLQVIKLEQNYRSMARILRCANAVIGNNPKLFEKKLWSDLGVGDPIMVIETKTEEEEAAMVLDHLESSRFLSNGKYSNYAILYRGNHQARIIEQQMWGRRIPYVISGGQSFYDKAEIKDVLAYLRLIANQDDDPAFIRSVTTPKRGVGNVTLEKLGSYAATRNVSFFTAVYEEGFIHQVQAAQYEPLRLFCDFINRMQDRAVKEPAGPLLNELLLGIDFETWLYENDEPRPAEAKWKNIQDLVAWISKKGEEDDKSLIDIVQTIALITMLEGRDEEEVDAVKLSTLHASKGLEYPHVFLIGCEENILPHQNSIESNMVEEERRLMYVGITRAQRTLTISYCGKRRRAGEWQITEPSRFLKELPPEDVIISGRLAGDKPKPAMTKEERKAKNAELMARIGK, from the coding sequence ATGCTGCATCTCTTAAATACTCCCCAACGCGAGGCTGTTGTTTATCTGGGCGGGCCTTGCCTCGTTCTGGCGGGCGCTGGCTCCGGCAAGACGCGGGTGATTACGCAGAAGATTGCGTATTTAATTGAGAAGGCGGGCATGAATGCCAAAAACATCGCGGCAATCACCTTTACCAATAAGGCCGCGCGCGAGATGCAGGAGCGGGTGGGCGCGCTGCTGCCTAAGGAAATGCTCAAGGGGCTAACGGTTTCTACCTTTCACTCCCTCGGGCTGAAAATGCTGCGCGAAGAAGCGCGTCATCTGGGCTATAAGCCGCAGTTTTCTATTCTGGATTCGGCAGACGCTGCCAAAATTATCAGCGAGCAACTGGTTACCACCGACAAAGCCCTGATTCGAACCAGCATGAGCCAGATTTCTATGCTGAAGAACGATCGCATTTCGCCAGAAAAAGCGCTGGCTATGGCGCAATCAGAGGGCGAATTGCAGCTGGCCAAGCTGTACACCTCTTACCAGGACACTTTGTTTGCTTATCAGGCGCTTGATTTTGACGATCTGATCCGCCTGCCTGTCGATTTATTCGAGGCTAATCCCGAAGTTTTGGAAAAATGGCAAAACCGCCTGCGTTATTTGCTGGTCGATGAATACCAAGATACCAATACCACCCAATATCAATTGGTTAAGCTGCTGGCGGGTGTGACAGGTTTGTTTACTGCTGTGGGGGACGACGACCAGTCTATCTATGCCTGGCGTGGTGCGAATGTGGATAATTTGCGCCTCTTGCAAGAGGATTTTCCTAAGCTGCAGGTGATTAAGCTGGAGCAAAATTATCGCTCTATGGCGCGTATTTTGCGCTGCGCTAATGCGGTGATTGGCAATAATCCTAAATTATTCGAGAAAAAGCTTTGGTCTGATCTGGGGGTGGGCGATCCGATTATGGTGATCGAAACCAAAACCGAGGAAGAAGAAGCGGCTATGGTGCTGGATCATCTGGAGTCGAGTCGTTTTTTAAGCAATGGCAAGTATTCCAACTATGCCATTTTGTACCGTGGTAATCATCAGGCACGGATTATCGAGCAGCAAATGTGGGGGCGCCGTATTCCCTATGTGATTTCGGGCGGGCAATCGTTTTACGATAAGGCCGAAATTAAAGACGTACTGGCGTATTTGCGGCTGATTGCCAATCAGGACGACGATCCGGCGTTTATTCGCTCTGTGACGACACCTAAGCGTGGCGTGGGCAATGTTACGCTGGAAAAGTTGGGCAGCTATGCCGCCACCCGTAATGTGTCTTTCTTTACGGCAGTATATGAAGAAGGCTTTATTCATCAGGTGCAAGCCGCCCAGTACGAGCCTTTGCGCCTCTTTTGTGATTTTATCAATCGCATGCAAGACCGTGCAGTTAAAGAGCCCGCCGGGCCTTTATTAAATGAGCTGCTGCTGGGGATTGATTTTGAAACTTGGCTATACGAAAACGACGAGCCTCGCCCGGCCGAGGCCAAGTGGAAAAACATACAAGATTTAGTGGCCTGGATTAGCAAAAAAGGCGAGGAAGACGATAAAAGCCTGATCGATATCGTGCAAACCATCGCGCTGATCACCATGTTGGAAGGGCGTGATGAAGAAGAGGTGGATGCGGTAAAGCTATCTACCTTGCATGCATCCAAAGGGCTGGAATATCCGCATGTGTTTTTGATCGGCTGTGAAGAAAACATCTTGCCGCATCAGAATTCGATTGAAAGCAATATGGTGGAAGAAGAGCGGCGGCTGATGTATGTGGGCATTACCCGCGCCCAGCGCACACTGACCATTAGCTATTGCGGCAAGCGTCGCCGTGCTGGGGAATGGCAAATTACCGAGCCAAGCCGCTTTTTAAAAGAATTACCGCCCGAAGATGTGATCATCAGTGGCCGCTTGGCAGGGGACAAGCCCAAACCCGCCATGACAAAGGAAGAGCGTAAAGCTAAAAATGCTGAGCTGATGGCAAGGATAGGGAAGTAA
- the pyk gene encoding pyruvate kinase has product MIRGTKIVATLGPASNDPKVLEQLIQAGVNMVRLNFSHGTAQDHTDRANLVRSIAERLGQSVAVLADLQGPKIRVGKFENGKIELVKGTEFILDAACELGNQDYVGLDYKELPNDVVSGDILLLDDGKIKLEVISVTGVKVLTKVLVGGTLSNNKGINRQGGGLTAPALTEKDMADIKTAAALHADYVAVSFPKSGSDMHLARTLLLAEGSHAGLIAKIERTEAITNLVEILEASDGIMVARGDLAVEVGDAAVPALQKRMIKMARQMRKLSITATQMMESMISSPVPTRAEVSDVANAVLDGTDAVMLSAESAAGKYPVESVEAMLRVCQEVEKHADMQSDNDFISDAVVERIDQGISMAAVYAASHLPMKAIVALTDSGTSVLWLSRYISAVPIMAVTQNLATYRKLALYRHVQPMLMPESVGNERDAQIAHVKMALVRDERVVAGDCFAMTWGSQAGLGANTLQIVKIDTPQA; this is encoded by the coding sequence ATGATCAGAGGCACAAAGATTGTTGCAACCCTCGGCCCCGCTTCCAACGACCCTAAGGTCTTGGAGCAGCTGATTCAGGCCGGGGTGAATATGGTTAGGCTGAACTTCTCCCATGGCACCGCACAAGACCATACCGATCGCGCTAATTTAGTGCGTTCTATTGCAGAGCGCCTCGGGCAATCTGTTGCGGTTCTGGCTGATTTGCAAGGCCCCAAGATTCGCGTTGGTAAGTTTGAAAACGGCAAAATTGAGCTAGTAAAAGGCACTGAGTTTATTCTGGATGCGGCTTGTGAGCTGGGTAATCAGGATTATGTGGGCCTAGATTACAAAGAATTGCCTAATGATGTGGTGTCGGGCGATATTTTATTGCTGGATGACGGCAAAATTAAGCTGGAAGTTATTTCGGTAACGGGCGTTAAAGTTTTAACGAAAGTTCTTGTGGGCGGCACCTTATCTAATAATAAGGGTATCAATCGCCAAGGCGGCGGCTTAACAGCGCCCGCGCTGACCGAAAAAGACATGGCCGATATCAAAACAGCGGCTGCATTGCATGCTGATTATGTGGCTGTTTCATTCCCTAAGAGTGGCAGCGATATGCACCTGGCGCGTACTCTTTTGCTGGCAGAAGGCAGCCATGCAGGTTTGATCGCCAAAATTGAGCGTACCGAAGCCATCACCAATCTGGTAGAAATCCTGGAAGCGTCCGACGGTATTATGGTGGCGCGTGGTGATCTGGCCGTTGAAGTGGGCGATGCGGCTGTACCTGCCTTGCAAAAGCGCATGATTAAGATGGCGCGTCAGATGCGCAAATTGTCGATTACGGCGACGCAAATGATGGAATCCATGATCAGCAGCCCGGTGCCTACACGCGCTGAAGTGTCTGATGTGGCCAATGCGGTGCTCGATGGTACTGATGCGGTGATGTTGTCGGCTGAATCAGCTGCGGGTAAGTACCCTGTAGAATCAGTAGAAGCCATGTTGCGTGTTTGCCAGGAAGTAGAAAAACACGCAGATATGCAAAGCGATAATGATTTTATCAGTGATGCAGTGGTTGAGCGTATCGATCAGGGTATTTCAATGGCGGCAGTTTATGCTGCCAGCCATTTGCCGATGAAGGCGATCGTGGCCCTGACTGATTCAGGTACTTCGGTACTGTGGCTGTCACGCTATATCAGCGCTGTGCCTATTATGGCCGTTACACAAAACTTGGCAACTTACCGTAAACTTGCTTTATATCGCCATGTTCAGCCAATGCTTATGCCAGAATCCGTAGGTAATGAGCGCGATGCACAAATTGCTCATGTGAAGATGGCCTTGGTGCGTGATGAGCGTGTTGTTGCTGGTGATTGCTTCGCAATGACTTGGGGTTCGCAAGCCGGTCTGGGTGCAAACACCCTGCAAATTGTAAAAATCGACACTCCGCAGGCTTAA
- the coaD gene encoding pantetheine-phosphate adenylyltransferase: MRKGVYAGSFDPVTNGHLWMIEHGVGMFDEMIVAIGDNPDKTYTFSLAERLAMLRETTAHLPSLRVESFENSFLVNYAREQGANFILRGIREAADYEFERKMRYVNADLAPHIDTVFLMPPREIAEVSSTMVKGLVGPAGWQGVVRQYVPEPVFNRFLALRASQAQPEA, translated from the coding sequence ATGCGTAAAGGGGTATATGCAGGTAGCTTTGATCCGGTCACGAATGGTCATCTGTGGATGATCGAACATGGCGTGGGTATGTTTGATGAAATGATTGTTGCGATTGGCGATAATCCGGACAAAACATACACCTTTAGCCTGGCTGAGCGTTTGGCCATGCTCAGAGAAACCACCGCACATTTGCCTTCTTTGCGGGTGGAGTCTTTTGAAAATTCATTTCTGGTGAATTATGCCCGCGAGCAAGGGGCTAATTTTATTTTGCGCGGCATTCGTGAAGCGGCCGATTACGAGTTCGAGCGCAAAATGCGCTATGTAAACGCCGATCTTGCCCCGCATATTGATACCGTGTTTTTGATGCCGCCGCGTGAAATTGCAGAGGTGAGCTCTACCATGGTGAAGGGCCTTGTCGGCCCTGCAGGCTGGCAGGGCGTAGTGCGGCAATACGTGCCCGAGCCGGTGTTTAATCGCTTTCTTGCGCTGAGGGCGAGCCAGGCTCAGCCTGAGGCTTGA